GAATCAACATTTGTTGCTTTTGAATCGTTTATAAATTGTAATTTCCCATAACTAAAAAATAGTTCTGTTCTGTGTTCTAATGGAGTTGCTACCATTAAAAACTCTCTTACTTTATCCATATCTAAATTTAAAATTTCAGCAGTAGCTACCATAAATAAAGTATTTTCTAAATTATGAATACCTTTCAAACTTAATTTATCTGTTTCTATTATAAATTTATTATGAGCATAAATTTTATTTTCTTTTACATCTACATCAGCTTTAGAGAACTTTGAAACAGTTACTTTTTTTGCTTTTATTTTTTCTTTTCTTTTTTCTGTTTCCAAATCATCAATATTTTCAATAAAATAAGATGTTTCATCTTGATTTTTTTGAATATTTAATTTTGTATCATAATACTCATCAAAACTATGATATCTTTCTATGTGATCTGGTCCCATGTTTACTATCATAGATATATAAGGTTTAAAATTTTCTAAATTTTCTAGTTGGAACGAACTCAATTCTAATACAACAAAATCTAACTCGCCATCTTTTAATAAAACATCAGAAAACGATCTACCAATATTGCCAGCAAAAGTTGCTTTATACCCAGCATAGTTTAACATATCTGATATTTTAGCTGTCGTTGTGCTTTTACCATTAGTTCCTGTAACAGCTATCAATTTAGTTTTATACCCTTTTTCAAGCATATAGTTATAAGCTACTTCTATTTCATCTAAAATTTTTATTCCTCTTTTTTTTACTTCCAACACAAAATCATTGTATGGTATTCCCGGGCTCTTTATAAAGTACTCTAAACCATCTAAGTGATTTAATGCTTCTATTGAAGTCATAGCTTTTTTATCATCGACTAAAATAACTTCATAATTTTCATGTTCTAATAATTCTTTTGCTCCATTTCCACTAATTCCACTACCATAAATCATTACTTTTCTCATAGCAAACCTCTCATTCTTATCATTCCTAAGGCTATTATTCCGAATATAA
Above is a window of Fusobacterium massiliense DNA encoding:
- the murD gene encoding UDP-N-acetylmuramoyl-L-alanine--D-glutamate ligase encodes the protein MRKVMIYGSGISGNGAKELLEHENYEVILVDDKKAMTSIEALNHLDGLEYFIKSPGIPYNDFVLEVKKRGIKILDEIEVAYNYMLEKGYKTKLIAVTGTNGKSTTTAKISDMLNYAGYKATFAGNIGRSFSDVLLKDGELDFVVLELSSFQLENLENFKPYISMIVNMGPDHIERYHSFDEYYDTKLNIQKNQDETSYFIENIDDLETEKRKEKIKAKKVTVSKFSKADVDVKENKIYAHNKFIIETDKLSLKGIHNLENTLFMVATAEILNLDMDKVREFLMVATPLEHRTELFFSYGKLQFINDSKATNVDSTKFAIQAYKNSILICGGYDKGVDLAPLAEMIKEDIKEVYLIGLIADKIEKELKKVGYEENKIHKLENLENSLLDMKKRFTKDSNEVILLSPATSSYDQFNSFEHRGKVFKELVLKIFG